The Pocillopora verrucosa isolate sample1 chromosome 2, ASM3666991v2, whole genome shotgun sequence genome has a segment encoding these proteins:
- the LOC131773322 gene encoding uncharacterized protein: MAESSTTTQSCNFSNGKGENYLKVPEKIDKGVRPQESCNEQSDGPETASSVSTKPPRRKKSLLESLRKSFSEFRNGPKSEGSKNDQNRQLERCYNKEPDVGEAEIEGTSVLGRCNERNKVDSRLSLPDTVKKLLSSQASSPGIKRSHDHICDVNKFRNEVDKIGHGLFDIVRHSNLQAVSLQRKLEEDWGLKLGRRDSGDLPRSPSMRRQHETKNQENTGLDNNINNCPDDGGVLRLKYSTTASETPRNGSSSEKPNPSLRSPHPRHGVYIIGLTEGGVAERCGELAVEDLIIEVNGIIALNCSAESVTTAMEQISSVNLVVARKRDP, encoded by the exons ATGGCAGAAAGCAGCACAACTACACAGAGTTGTAATTTTTCCAATGGAAAGGGAGAAAATTACTTAAAGGTTCCAGAGAAGATCGACAAGGGTGTTCGCCCACAGGAATCTTGCAATGAACAATCAGACGGCCCAGAAACTGCTTCCTCTGTGTCGACCAAACCACCTAGACGAAAAAAGTCTCTACTGGAGAGCCTTAGGAAAAGTTTCAGCGAATTCCGTAATGGGCCTAAATCTGAGGGTTCAAAGAATGATCAAAACAGGCAGTTAGAACGATGTTACAACAAGGAGCCAGACGTTGGAGAAGCTGAAATTGAAGGAACAAGCGTACTGGGTCGGTGTAACGAAAGGAACAAAGTTGATTCGCGTTTAAGTCTACCAGATACCGTAAAGAAATTATTGAGCTCCCAAGCTTCTTCACCTGGTATCAAAAGAAGCCACGATCATATTTGCGATGTAAACAAGTTCAGAAATGAAGTGGATAAGATTGGTCATGGTTTATTTGATATCGTTCGACATTCAAACCTACAGGCTGTATCACTTCAGCGTAAATTGGAGGAAGACTGGGGCTTGAAACTGGGTCGAAGAGACAGCGGTGACCTCCCTAGAAGCCCTTCTATGAGGAGGCAACACGAGacaaaaaatcaagaaaacacgGGGCTGGATAACAATATAAATAACTGTCCCGACGATGGAGGGGTTCTGAGGTTGAAATATTCTACTACTGCGTCTGAAACGCCCAGAAATGGTTCGTCCTCTGAGAAGCCAAATCCAAGCCTGAGAAGTCCTCATCCTCGACATGGAGTGTACATTATCGGATTAACTGAGGGAGGAGTGGCTGAGAGATGTGGTGAACTGGCTGTTGAAGATTTGATAATTGAG GTCAATGGCATCATAGCTCTAAACTGCTCGGCTGAAAGTGTCACTACTGCTATGGAACAGATTAGCAGTGTCAATCTAGTGGTTGCAAGGAAGAGAGATCCTTAA
- the LOC131773160 gene encoding uncharacterized protein: MASATPTIIAAVVGIVALLIVILIPTSFSSVEYYELGFKRRKSTGFVDISEVYTSGRYFVGPDYTFKVFPADAHFVELDEISVWTGDKIEIKISCNFQYFLRKDFLPDLHEAYNVDYKPVVRGTAIDAIKGRAADLPIDDYIRNRENIEKELFKALAKRVDGCCRENCPSDEEEMPACGYCIKNSLCEDDERGMFVEVRYFQLLAVDVHEDVKSRYLRQVTEAAEEERAQFELREKVVRKETERIKNKIYNEAREIAQNASAKAVVIDAEAKAKALRVVEEARSEGLKSLYSELGITTDEEKAAFNYLRSLRQNKNVKLNVGYKSLAQFQN, encoded by the exons ATGGCGAGCGCTACCCCAACGATCATAGCAGCTGTCGTAGGCATCGTAGCTTTACTCATAGTTATTCTAATCCCGACCAGCTTCTCTAGTGTGGAATATTACGAG CTCGGCTTCAAGAGACGAAAGTCCACTGGTTTTGTAGACATCAGCGAGGTCTACACTTCTGGTCGGTACTTTGTGGGACCTGACTACACCTTCAAGGTTTTCCCAGCTGATGCTCATTTTGTCGAGCTTGACGAGATTTCTGTGTGGACTGGGGACAAAATCGAAATCAAAATCAGTTgcaattttcaatattttctgaGAAAGGATTTTCTGCCAGATTTACACGAAGCCTACAATGTCGACTACAAGCCTGTGGTCAGGGGAACGGCTATTGACGCCATAAAAGGGCGCGCTGCAGATTTACCGATCGACGACTACATAAG GAACCGAGAAAATATCGAAAAGGAACTGTTCAAAGCTCTTGCCAAGCGTGTAGATGGCTGCTGCAGGGAAAACTGTCCTTCCGACGAAGAGGAGATGCCCGCTTGTGGCTACTGTATTAAAAATTCCTTGTGTGAGGATGACGAAAGAGGAATGTTTGTGGAAGTCAGATACTTCCAGCTATTGGCTGTCGATGTGCATGAAGATGTGAAAAGTCGGTATCTCCGTCAAGTCACAGAGGCAGCTGAAGAAGAACGTGCCCAATTTGAATTGCGGGAAAAG GTTGTTAGAAAGGAAACCGAGAGGATTAAGAACAAGATCTACAACGAAGCTCGAGAGATTGCTCAGAATGCGAGCGCCAAAGCCGTTGTTATCGACGCTGAGGCAAAAGCGAAAGCTCTACGAGTGGTAGAAGAAGCGAGATCGGAAGGCCTCAAGAGCCTGTACTCAGAACTAGGGATAACTACTGACGAGGAGAAAGCTGCTTTTAACTACCTACGATCATTacggcaaaacaaaaacgtCAAACTTAACGTCGGCTACAAATCCCTCGCTCAATTCCAAAATTAA